A single genomic interval of Electrophorus electricus isolate fEleEle1 chromosome 2, fEleEle1.pri, whole genome shotgun sequence harbors:
- the si:ch211-112g6.4 gene encoding SH2 domain-containing protein 7 has protein sequence MSSVNVSSVYPSCTVCTPSERLCLPLKQMRRTPALSNMKLKSHHTQQDSTAETLWQNLHYLGTSSFKSQLGYLTGTHKMEQKKLKTHRVQSCLMFCMRTRVRMEPKQPAVESQADSTESKLKELALRWFTETQAPLILQEGNFPAWFQGFISRKHAEDHLRDKELGCFLIRLSEKATGYILSYKGHDRCRHFVINQNKTGQFIVTGDTEMHETLTSLIEHYKTSPIEPFGEYLTVSCFESSTSELYDVVQFEPKEKPGVSVKAGKNIWNQHTDQPNQFQQPPILPPKRNIHAAPPVPKRGAPMKTQTNEENRNSEVMVLYAQLDQSRFRERVTPPLESRRSESSAPQVSHGGTTQDSEPQSVRPRQSPIPGPRTVYSELALSECRSKSLPLLDNRTRGDRSYRLSTPSPSPLQLSPNLQKGHSKGTSSQLMPTYSHSLDKLCENSFYQLAGKSGNPNHTMQAKSTAKRQDNDMYAEVPCEPMPRRLLMENTYEQIPEPWHTPSHKGLSGHGNTYEIVENFKPKQSESLLGIKGDKWKWLLPEQWKK, from the exons ATGTCTAGTGTAAATGTCAGCAGTGTATATCCGTCCTGCACTGTGTGTACACCCTCAGAACGCCTTTGTCTTCCTCTGAAGCAGATGAGGAGAACTCCTGCCTTGAGCAACATGAAGCTCaaatcacatcacacacaacaaGACTCAACAGCAG AAACTCTATGGCAGAATCTGCATTATCTCGGAACAAGTAGCTTCAAATCCCAGCTTGGATACCTGACTGGAACACACAAGATGGAGCAGAAGAAGCTGAAAACACATAGGGTCCAGTCCTGCCTGATGTTCTGCATGAGG ACGCGTGTAAGGATGGAGCCAAAGCAGCCTGCAGTCGAGAGCCAGGCGGACAGTACGGAGAGCAAGCTGAAGGAGCTGGCCCTCAGATGGTTCACTGAGACCCAGGCCCCTCTCATCCTTCAAGAAGGCAACTTCCCTGCCTGGTTCCAAGGCTTTATCAGCAGAAA acatgcagaagaTCATCTGCGAGATAAAGAACTGGGCTGTTTCCTCATTAGACTTAGTGAGAAAGCCACTGGATATATCCTGTCATATAA AGGACATGACCGGTGTCGACACTTTGTCATCAACCAAAATAAGACAGGCCAGTTTATAGTGACAGGAGACACTGAGATGCATGAGACTCTTACCAGTCTAATCGAGCATTACAAGACCAGTCCTATCGAGCCATTTGGGGAGTACCTAACTGTGTCTTGTTTTGAG TCCTCTACAAGTGAGCTGTACGATGTGGTGCAGTTTGAACCGAAGGAGAAGCCAGGAGTGAGTGTGAAAGCAGGAAAGAACATCTGGAACCAACACACTGACCAGCCAAACCAGTTTCAGCAGCCACCGATCCTGCCACCCAAGAGGAACATCCAC GCCGCACCTCCAGTTCCAAAAAGAGGGGCCCCAATGAAGACACAAACCAATGAGGAGAATCGCAACTCTGAGGTCATGGTGCTATATGCACAGCTGGATCAGTCAAGGTTTAGAGAAAGAGTAACACCTCCACTGGAGAGCAGGCGGAGTGAATCCAGTGCTCCACAGGTGAGCCATGGAGGTACAACCCAAGACTCTGAGCCGCAGAGTGTCAGGCCTCGGCAAAGCCCCATTCCCGGACCACGCACTGTATATTCAGAACTTGCCCTATCAGAGTGCAGAAGTAAATCCCTCCCCCTTCTGGATAACCGCACCAGGGGAGATCGTTCATACAGGCTCTCCACACCCTCTCCTAGTCCCCTACAACTGTCTCCAAACCTACAAAAAGGACACAGCAAGGGAACCAGCAGTCAGCTAATGCCCACCTACAGCCACAGTCTGGATAAGCTATGTGAAAACTCCTTCTATCAGCTGGCTGGCAAGTCAGGCAATCCTAATCACACTATGCAAGCCAAGTCTACGGCAAAGAGGCAGGACAATGACATGTACGCTGAGGTGCCTTGCGAACCCATGCCCAGACGTTTGCTCATGGAGAATACTTATGAGCAGATTCCTGAACCATGGCACACTCCTAGCCATAAGGGGCTTTCTGGACATGGGAACACCTACGAGATAGTAGAGAACTTCAAACCAAAGCAGAGCGAGTCTCTGCTGGGTATTAAG GGTGATAAATGGAAATGGCTTCTCCCAGAACAGTGGAAAAAATGA